The nucleotide window GCAGTAGGCGGGGGCTACGTCCCCGTTGATGCACGTCGCCGCATAGGAGACGCCGTTCAACCACCCTGGAAGCCTGCGCCCCGCTAGAAAATAATTTTCGATGTCTTTCTGGGCGAATCGCCGGTAATAAAGACCCATAGCCAAGAGGCCTATCATATAGACGGCCATGACGATGTAATCCGAAGGCTGCAGTTGTACTTGAGGCAAAGCGGAATCCATAATTCTTCTCGCAATTATTAAAGTCGGCGCTGGAGCATTTGAGTCAATGCAATTCTCTGCTTATCAGAAATAGGAAAGATCCCTCACCCTAATCCTCTCTCAGAGGGCTGATCTTTACCCACAAGTCGAGGGGATTACTCAAGGGCAAAAACAACCTTGCTCTAGGCGCCCCATTAATCAAGGGCGGAAGGAAGTTTCATTTTTCACATTTTCGAACCGCGAAAACACGAAAGGGCGCGAATACCACGAAAATTTCGAATCGCAGATTTCACGGACGATTCGGATTCTATGGAGTTAACATGTGTTTTTCCCTCCCAGCCTTGAAAGGCTGGGCTATTATCAAATGCCCCTTTAAAGGGGCAAACGACAATAGCCGTTTTAACGGCGGGTTGACTAACCAACTTGGTTATTCTTTATTCCCGACAATCTCGATTCAGGCATTCATAATTCCTCAATACTTGTGGGTAAAGATCAGCCCAGAGGGCGAGGGAACAATTTCAATTGAAATAAAGCACTTGACGAATATCGCCTTCACGAAAGTCCTCGGAAATTTCTTAAAGGAGAGGATGAGGTTCGGCGTTTTCCTTGATTCGGCGAAATTCCATCGCGCAGCGATGCAGAGCGCGGGGAACGTGGAAGCAACCCTTCCATTTTCCGCCTTTCAGATTCAGCAAGACTTCCCCTCGGCGGTTCAGATATCCAAACCATTCGCCATAATCGGGATCGGCGAAATGCGGCCAGCTGTATTCATGTACTTTTTCGAACCACTCCCAGCATTCGGCGCGGCCGGTTAAAGAATAACCCATAATCAAGGCGACCAAGGCTTCCAGATGCACCCACCAAAGTTTTTGATCCCATTCCAGCTGCTGCGGCGGTTTGTCCTTCACATCCCGGTAGTAGAATAGGCCGCCGTATTCCTTATCCCATCCGAATTCCAGAATATGAAGAATCGCGTCGACGCACAAGCCGATGCGCTGGGCATCCGGCTGGCGGCGGGCGATGTCCATCACGAACCACATGGCTTCGATTCCATGGCCGGGGATCATGATGCGGCCTTCCATCGAATCTGCGCGCCGCCCGTCGGGATAAACGTTTTCGTATAGCAGCAACGATTCCCGGTCGAGAAACAAATTCAGAATTTCATCGACGCTTGAAGCGACGG belongs to Candidatus Omnitrophota bacterium and includes:
- a CDS encoding AGE family epimerase/isomerase, coding for MKQIFESWEKRYWNALMLDVIPFWECHSIDKEHGGYITCLARNGDWFDTDKFVWLQSRQVWMFSYFYNRIEKKSSWLDIARHGAEFLKKHGRDEEGNWYFSLTREGKPLVQPYNIFSDCFAAMAFSQYALASGDEESKAIAERTFQNILKRKENPKGKYSKVFPGTRDMKSFALPMILSNLCLEMEWMLEPEILERTVASSVDEILNLFLDRESLLLYENVYPDGRRADSMEGRIMIPGHGIEAMWFVMDIARRQPDAQRIGLCVDAILHILEFGWDKEYGGLFYYRDVKDKPPQQLEWDQKLWWVHLEALVALIMGYSLTGRAECWEWFEKVHEYSWPHFADPDYGEWFGYLNRRGEVLLNLKGGKWKGCFHVPRALHRCAMEFRRIKENAEPHPLL